GGATACGTAGCATGCGGCTCAGCCGCATGCGATGGTCGAGCATGTAGGCCCCCAGGGAAAAGTGCAGCCCCATCTCCACGATGAACAGGATGATGGCGGCCGGCAGCGCTTTCTCCCCGAAGGCCAGCACCGCCAGCGGCAGACCCATGTTGCCCGAGTTGTTGAACATCATGGGCGGCACGAAGGTACGGAAATCCACCTTCAGCAAGCGCGCGACCGGCCACGCCAGCAGGCCGGAACCCAGAATCACCAGGGCACCGGCCAGGGCCAACCCTTTGTAAGCCTCCAGATCGAAGGACTTGCTCGCAAGCGCCCCGANNNNNNNNNNNNNNNNNNNNNNNNNNNNNACTTGCTCGCCAGCGCCCCGAACACCAGGGCCGGAACGAACAGGTCCATATTGAGCTGATTGGCCAGTGCCATGTCGGGCCGCTTGTAGCGGCCATACAGGTAACCGATCCCGGCAATGGCGAACACCGGGAAGATGATGGAGAAAATGCGCAGGAGCATGGATCAGGAGCTGGTTTTTAGGAGAGGATAGGGTTTAACGACCGAGCTCAGGCGCGCCGAAACTGCGCAGCAGTTTGGGCGGTCGACTGGAGCGCATTGTTGGGCATTTATTTCACCCGCACAGTGGAGACTACGGTTTTACCGGCTGACTTTCGAAACGTCTCAAACTCTACTGTCAGTTCACCCGTCTTAATATCTACATGCGTAATCTCTGTAGTAAAGCCGTGATTTAGTTCAACCGGTGTTCTCGAATCCGGTAGCAGCGTCACGTAAGTGCGTTTCACAAGGTCCAATTTGTACAGATCGCCCGTTCCATATATCCCCGACGTTGCCACATACAGGAAGCGCAAGTCTGGCGACCACGCGAAGGAATTAACGTCCGTCGCCCATTCTGGCTGTTGCCAAAACCGATCATTAACATCCCACTTATCCCACGTTTTAGGCTGAGGAAGTGGAATTGTTCCTGGTCCTGCTCCATCGGCGGTATTTATAATTCCAATATTCGAACCAAGTGCATCATCACAAAAGAGAAACACCGAGAAAGGGCCGCCAGACGGCTGATGATACAGACCTTGCTTGCACACCTTAGGGGAAGCCACGATTAAGTAACCATCCGCAGCGAATACTACGTGCGCGATGAATAACATCAAAGCTATCAAAATCAACTTCATTGATGTCCAACGCAAAGCTAAGGGGCGCAAGACGCATCGCGGCGAAGCGTCCCAGCGAGCTAAGGGAGCGATCTT
This genomic window from Gammaproteobacteria bacterium contains:
- a CDS encoding AEC family transporter; translated protein: MLLRIFSIIFPVFAIAGIGYLYGRYKRPDMALANQLNMDLFVPALVFGALASK